The sequence below is a genomic window from Anas platyrhynchos isolate ZD024472 breed Pekin duck chromosome 20, IASCAAS_PekinDuck_T2T, whole genome shotgun sequence.
ATGGCAAAGGGCGCAACAGCCTCTGAGGAGATAAGACAGGCAGGCACAAGGTGATAGCAGAGATGGAGGTCTTTGGGGGTTGCTCTGCTCGACAGAGGAGCAAGGCGGACTGGCGCTGGGCTGACTTGGACACCTGGGCACCCCACAGGGCCTGCAGGGTCCCTGTCTGCCCTgcctttctgcagcagctcctgcagtttCTCCAGCTGCACCCGGCAGATGTGAGAGCGTGTGCGACTCTGGCAAAAGGATTCCAGAAAGGCATCAAGGGGCAGGTCTTGGGCCAGGAACTGCTCCATCTGTGCCTGCAGGACAGGCAGTGGGCAATGAGAGCTGCGGGACCATGGAGGGAGCCCAGGTGGCTGAGCCCCTGGACTGTTCTCCAGGGTCCTGCACACAGAAGGGCACAGGCCCCAGGTGAGGAAGGGGCAGTAGCACAGGGGCCTTATCTGACTTACCTCTGACTCTGCCTCGGAGGCATCCAGCTTGGCTTGGAGCTGGCCAAGGGCACTCTGTGGGCTCCACTTCTCCAGGTACGTCTCTGTGCCGGGAAAGGATAGAGCTGACAAAAAACCTCCCCACAGATGTCCCCACTGCTGGGATTGTGGTCTTTCCCACTCCCAAGCATGAGGGGAGCTCTCCCCTCCTCAACAAAAAGCCCCCAAACACATCCCTGGAGCCATCTTCACAGCAGAACTTGTATCTCACCATGGCAGCTGAGCACCAGTTACACCTTACACCACTCCTGATCATGAATGGGCCATATCCCCACGCACGTCTGAGGGTGCTGAGCCCACCCCGGCCTTCCTGTTAATGCAGCATTCTCTGGACATGccagccagccctgcacagcTCTGTCTTACCCCCCACTCACCTAGGCGCTGCTGCTTGTCCCAGCATGTTTCTTGTATCTCCCGTAGCTCCTGGTACTTGATGGCTAAGGAAGCCTTCCCATCCTCCAGCCGTGGGCGCAGGGACAGGTTCTCCCTGGCCAGGGTACTGTTTGATGCCAAACACATCTCCCGCTCCAGCTGCAGACTCTGAAACTATGGGGATGCAGGGTTCACACCAGGAGGCACAGCTGAAGCCACTCTGAGCCACAAAACCTCCCCCGTCCCCACCATCTCCTCTGCCTCAAAAGGGGCATGTCCTAGGAAAAATTCATCCACAGCACAGGATAGGTTACCTTGTAGGTTAGCAGTGCTCACAGCTGGCCTACCCAGCCTCCCTTCTGCAGCGAGTCACAGCTCCTGAAAGGCCTCATTAGCTAACGAGGACGTCAGGAGAGAGGCACCCCCTTTTGCTGCACACACATCTTCCACCCATGGAAAGCGGAGAGCAGGCCAAGTGGAAGTATGCTGAAAACAGGCTTACATTAACTTTAAAATGGACAGCTGGGGGAGGGGTCCAGGCGGGGAACTGCTGCCCCCGGGCCGCGGCACATCCCTCGGCCGTTTCCTCCCTTGCTGCCATTCTCCTGCAATCGCAGCTTTGCCTCAACAGCgagagcagcaggggcagaggctcTGACCACGCTCAGGTTTTCGATGGGTGCGATGGCTGCTGCCCCACCCCTCCCGGCGGCAGCAGCGGCACCGGAGCAGCCGCGAACACGAACAAAGCTTCCCCCGCGACCGAGGCGGCGCGGCTGGGACGCCAGGCCGGCCAGTGCCCGGCCAAAGAGAGCCGGGGTCCGGAccgcccagccccgctcctcgAACGGAGCTGCCGGCCGCCTCCGAGCCCCGCCGAGCCCCTACCTTCCTGCTGAGGCGGGCGGCGCGCTGCAGCCGGGGCTCGTCCTGCAGCAACGCCCGCAGCTGCACCGTGCTCAGCGCCGCGAAGCAGCGCGGGGCCTCGGGGGGCGCCAGGGGCCGGGCCATTGGCCGGACACCCCGCCGTCCGCTGCCGACCGCGGCACCGGGAGCCGCGCGGCCGGAGCTCCGCCCCGCCCCGTCCGCCTTAACGGGGCCGCCGGGATCAAGGCGCTTCCGCCGCGCACTGTGATGGGCTGCGGGCATGCTGCGCCCGCTGTGTGCTTCCTGCGCTGCACTGCACTGCGCCTCGCGGTGTGTCTGCTGCACCTGCTCTGTGCATCCTGCACCCCGCTGTGTGCTTCCTGTACCCGCTACGTGCATCCTGCACTGAACCCTCTGTGAGCATCCTGTGTTGCATTGCACCTCGCTGTGTGCGTGCTGCACCTGCTGTCTGCATCCCGCACTGCACCTGCTCTGTGCatgcttgttttgtttatgtGGCAAGAATTTTGTTGCGAGGAGGGGAGGGGTACAGGGGAGATGGGGCAGAAAGGGGACTGCTGCAGggatggcctctgtgagaaaagTCCAGAAGCTGCTCTATGTTAGATAAG
It includes:
- the VPS37D gene encoding vacuolar protein sorting-associated protein 37D, with translation MPAAHHSARRKRLDPGGPVKADGAGRSSGRAAPGAAVGSGRRGVRPMARPLAPPEAPRCFAALSTVQLRALLQDEPRLQRAARLSRKFQSLQLEREMCLASNSTLARENLSLRPRLEDGKASLAIKYQELREIQETCWDKQQRLETYLEKWSPQSALGQLQAKLDASEAESEAQMEQFLAQDLPLDAFLESFCQSRTRSHICRVQLEKLQELLQKGRADRDPAGPVGCPGVQVSPAPVRLAPLSSRATPKDLHLCYHLVPACLISSEAVAPFAMPAIPLKCHLPALGKQPSVPCPDTPMDLPLRLVRHVPLLSPRPFCVQQLPHHQKQEPPHR